In Pedobacter sp. W3I1, one DNA window encodes the following:
- a CDS encoding YaiO family outer membrane beta-barrel protein has protein sequence MKPKFYLLLLSALVFSKFSQAQEGSADELFTQARTAAFESKDFPKAIALSKKALAKSPDYPDIRIFLGRVYTWSKQPDSARQAFALVLAKQPDNKDAHLANSTLEFWEDNNEKALLDVNKGLTFHPTDDELLLLKAKILNSLKKWTEANATIEEVLKRSPNLTEARTLAARVRENSSKNKIGLNYDFVYFDKQFDDPWHIVSIDYSRQTKLGSVTGRINYANRFNRNGLQFEVDAYPRISDTFQAYISGGYSDDVGVFPHYRAGFSLYANLPASFEAEAGFRYLTFGESTWSYTASVGKYYKSFWFNFRTFLTPSNDQVSQSFALTTRYYFGGADDYFSLRLGTGLSPDDPQNNVLIGNTAYKLRSNNITIGYRKAFKSLNILIVNLGLENQEYRPNTKGNQLDLGIGYIRRF, from the coding sequence ATGAAGCCCAAATTTTATTTATTGCTATTATCAGCCCTGGTATTCTCCAAATTCTCGCAAGCGCAGGAAGGCAGTGCAGACGAGTTGTTTACCCAGGCAAGAACTGCAGCCTTCGAATCAAAAGACTTTCCTAAGGCCATTGCACTCAGCAAAAAGGCCTTGGCTAAAAGTCCGGACTATCCAGATATCAGGATTTTTTTAGGCAGGGTTTACACCTGGAGCAAGCAACCTGATAGTGCCAGGCAAGCTTTCGCCCTGGTTTTAGCAAAACAGCCCGATAACAAAGATGCACATCTTGCTAATTCTACCCTCGAATTTTGGGAAGACAATAATGAAAAGGCCCTGCTCGACGTGAATAAAGGCCTTACTTTCCATCCTACAGACGATGAGCTCCTGCTGTTGAAAGCTAAAATACTCAACAGCTTAAAAAAATGGACTGAAGCGAATGCAACTATTGAAGAGGTGCTAAAACGATCACCCAACCTTACCGAGGCACGCACACTTGCCGCAAGAGTAAGGGAAAATTCTTCCAAAAACAAAATAGGGCTCAATTACGACTTTGTATACTTCGATAAACAATTCGATGACCCGTGGCACATAGTGAGTATAGACTATAGCAGGCAAACCAAATTGGGCTCTGTTACCGGAAGAATAAACTATGCGAATCGTTTTAACCGCAACGGCCTTCAGTTCGAGGTAGACGCATATCCCCGTATTTCAGACACCTTCCAGGCCTATATCAGTGGTGGGTACTCTGATGACGTAGGCGTGTTTCCTCACTACCGTGCAGGCTTTTCATTATATGCAAACCTACCGGCAAGCTTTGAAGCAGAAGCTGGATTTCGATATTTAACCTTTGGCGAATCAACCTGGAGCTATACCGCATCAGTAGGAAAATACTACAAAAGCTTTTGGTTTAATTTCCGGACTTTTTTAACCCCTTCCAACGATCAGGTCTCTCAATCGTTCGCCTTAACCACCAGGTACTATTTCGGTGGTGCCGATGATTATTTTAGCCTTCGCCTGGGCACTGGTTTATCACCAGATGACCCCCAAAATAATGTTTTAATTGGAAACACGGCTTACAAGCTGCGTTCAAACAACATAACGATCGGTTACCGGAAAGCGTTTAAATCGCTTAATATCCTCATCGTAAACCTCGGGTTGGAGAACCAGGAATACCGGCCTAACACCAAAGGCAATCAACTTGATCTTGGTATTGGCTACATAAGACGTTTCTAA
- a CDS encoding IPT/TIG domain-containing protein, which produces MKIKKKVKTRRWQIRWMLLGLIALSLTHCKQDELSQEVGYDPSKPVTVSDFYPKAGSVGNNLVIYGDNFGNDISKIKVMIGGKPAKVVGVKNNAIYCIIPEKAYAGDIKVSVLGGNNEELAHGISKEPLSYTRKLLVSTFLGKYYQVPSNFEEKEGPFNDCGGFKGILWLTFDPKNYNHLYFSADVNSCRLIDFEKQYVSYFRTDLDRVSILNWRMDGNQDMIVSHNHSSDTKNGNYLFTRESNFIQKKAIEVYARGVNGTIVHPQNGELYYSRYRAGDIRRYDFNTKEDKLVFSNPYSAVAVYMVMHPSGDYAYLVEFEKHFIMRTDYDHDKKTFKTPYTICGAAGTAGYADGIGTNARLNSPVQGVFVKNPEYETAGGDQYDFYFCDKANHAVRILTPQGRVSTFAGRGNNGTSGYADGDLRTEARFNNPQAIAYDDVKKCFYIGDTGNWLIRKIAKEE; this is translated from the coding sequence ATGAAAATTAAAAAAAAGGTTAAAACCAGGCGTTGGCAAATCCGTTGGATGCTGCTCGGGTTGATTGCGCTTTCCTTAACACATTGTAAACAGGATGAGTTGTCGCAGGAAGTTGGCTACGATCCATCTAAGCCCGTAACCGTCAGCGATTTTTACCCTAAAGCCGGAAGTGTAGGAAACAATCTGGTGATATATGGTGATAATTTCGGGAACGATATTTCCAAAATAAAAGTGATGATCGGAGGGAAGCCAGCCAAAGTTGTTGGTGTAAAAAATAATGCCATTTATTGTATCATTCCTGAAAAGGCCTATGCTGGCGATATAAAAGTTAGTGTTCTTGGTGGCAATAATGAGGAATTGGCCCATGGTATCTCAAAAGAACCACTTTCTTATACCCGAAAACTGCTCGTTTCTACCTTTTTGGGGAAATACTATCAGGTGCCGAGTAATTTTGAGGAAAAGGAGGGCCCCTTTAACGATTGTGGTGGATTTAAGGGCATACTGTGGCTCACCTTCGATCCTAAAAACTATAACCACCTCTATTTCTCCGCCGATGTAAACAGTTGCCGTCTGATTGATTTCGAGAAGCAATATGTAAGTTACTTCAGAACGGATCTCGACAGGGTATCGATATTAAACTGGAGAATGGACGGAAATCAGGATATGATTGTTTCTCACAACCATTCCAGCGATACCAAAAATGGCAATTACCTGTTCACCCGTGAATCTAATTTTATTCAGAAAAAAGCAATCGAGGTTTATGCCCGGGGTGTAAATGGTACAATAGTTCATCCACAGAATGGAGAGTTATACTACTCACGGTATAGAGCGGGTGATATCCGCAGGTATGACTTCAATACCAAAGAAGATAAACTGGTGTTCTCCAATCCCTATAGCGCAGTAGCCGTTTACATGGTGATGCATCCCTCCGGAGACTATGCCTATCTGGTCGAATTTGAAAAACATTTTATCATGCGTACCGATTATGATCACGACAAGAAAACATTCAAAACGCCATATACCATCTGTGGTGCAGCAGGTACTGCAGGTTATGCCGACGGAATCGGTACTAACGCACGTTTGAACAGCCCGGTACAGGGGGTATTTGTTAAAAATCCGGAATATGAAACAGCGGGAGGCGATCAGTACGATTTCTATTTCTGCGACAAGGCCAACCATGCAGTTCGCATTTTAACACCACAAGGAAGGGTAAGTACATTCGCCGGACGGGGGAACAATGGTACAAGCGGTTATGCCGATGGCGATTTACGTACCGAAGCCCGTTTCAATAACCCGCAGGCCATTGCCTATGATGATGTGAAAAAATGTTTTTATATCGGTGATACCGGCAATTGGCTTATCCGAAAAATAGCTAAAGAAGAATAA
- a CDS encoding GAF domain-containing sensor histidine kinase — protein sequence MSEINYPVPYNESERLLRLSDLDIDYGSLSESFKDLTHLAAKVAGTEISLVNLIDAYTQWTVGRHGLDLQQMTREESVCQYTITQNDQFEVPDLSADDRFNKNFYVGAPLSLRYYFGVPLKDNDGLNIGALCVLDTGLKTLSPEKIELLKIIAAEIMNRIKTYQTMELLQNNLKDIKESTKKVAHDIRGPIAGIIGLSEIITEEGKSANLDQVIEFIKLIHSGSKSILDLADEILSDNDEVKAPGVNEFDLSSFRTKLQELYEPQATYKKINLKININPDKKNIVFSKNKLLQINGNLISNAVKFTPSGGTITVDLDVLVKPETNILRIVVADNGVGIREDEIVQILTGGIGTKQGTGGEKGYGFGLSLVKHLIDKLKGEMFITSEKGQGTVFRIELPQRHS from the coding sequence ATGTCTGAAATAAATTATCCTGTACCATACAATGAATCCGAAAGGCTTTTAAGGTTGTCCGATCTCGATATTGATTACGGGAGCCTGTCTGAAAGTTTTAAAGACCTTACCCATCTGGCCGCGAAAGTAGCCGGTACAGAAATCTCATTGGTTAACCTCATCGACGCCTATACCCAGTGGACGGTAGGCAGACATGGCCTTGATTTACAGCAGATGACCCGGGAAGAGTCTGTGTGCCAATACACCATTACACAAAACGATCAGTTCGAGGTACCCGATCTTTCGGCAGATGACCGCTTCAATAAAAATTTCTATGTCGGTGCTCCGCTGTCCCTTCGCTATTATTTTGGTGTACCACTTAAGGATAACGACGGATTAAACATCGGTGCCCTTTGTGTGCTGGATACCGGATTGAAAACACTGAGCCCGGAAAAAATCGAGCTACTGAAAATCATTGCTGCAGAGATCATGAACAGGATAAAAACCTATCAAACCATGGAGTTGCTGCAAAATAATTTAAAAGATATTAAGGAGTCAACCAAAAAAGTTGCTCATGATATTCGCGGACCAATTGCAGGGATAATAGGTTTATCTGAAATTATTACTGAGGAAGGGAAAAGTGCCAATTTAGATCAGGTAATTGAGTTTATCAAATTAATTCATAGTGGAAGTAAATCAATTTTAGACCTTGCCGACGAAATACTTTCTGATAATGATGAAGTGAAAGCTCCAGGCGTCAATGAATTTGACCTCAGTAGTTTCCGCACCAAGCTTCAGGAGCTCTACGAACCGCAGGCAACCTACAAAAAGATCAATCTGAAAATCAATATTAACCCGGACAAAAAAAATATCGTCTTTTCGAAAAACAAGCTGCTGCAGATTAACGGGAACCTAATTTCTAATGCAGTAAAATTCACCCCCAGCGGTGGTACAATAACCGTAGACCTGGATGTGCTGGTGAAGCCGGAAACAAATATTTTACGTATCGTTGTTGCCGACAACGGAGTCGGAATCAGGGAAGACGAAATTGTACAAATCTTAACTGGAGGCATTGGCACAAAACAAGGCACCGGAGGTGAAAAAGGTTACGGATTTGGCTTATCGCTGGTAAAACACCTCATCGATAAATTGAAGGGTGAAATGTTCATCACCTCTGAAAAAGGACAGGGAACAGTCTTCCGCATTGAACTTCCTCAACGCCATTCGTAA